The following are encoded together in the Cicer arietinum cultivar CDC Frontier isolate Library 1 chromosome 2, Cicar.CDCFrontier_v2.0, whole genome shotgun sequence genome:
- the LOC101499121 gene encoding putative SNAP25 homologous protein SNAP30 produces MFGFRKAPPPTNPASSGSDAEPDKKTTLTPDRRTSSEPVLPMPKSKGNYFDDDDDDDWGRKPSSTKPSSTASSAASKDRYKTGFRDSGGLENQSVQELENYAVYKSEETTNSVNNCLRIAEDIRQDATKTLDMLHQQGDQITRTHNMVVDTEKDLSRGEKLLNNLGGMFSKPWKPKKTRDIQGPVITSDNSSKKNIKNKEDREKLGLAPLPKGRSAPTSPPSESANAYQKIDYEKAKQDDALSDLSDILGDLKGMAISMGTELDSQNKALDHLSDDVDELNSRVKGANQRARKLVAK; encoded by the exons ATGTTCGGGTTTCGAAAAGCGCCACCACCAACAAACCCCGCATCATCGGGTTCAGATGCTGAACCCGATAAAAAGACAACCCTTACTCCAGACCGACGAACATCCTCAGAGCCGGTCCTTCCAATGCCAAAGTCAAAAGGAAACTACTTTGACGATGATGACGACGATGATTGGGGAAGAAAGCCTTCCTCAACTAAGCCTTCCTCAACTGCATCGTCGGCGGCATCAAAAGACAGGTACAAAACCGGTTTCCGAGATTCTGGAGGACTAGAGAACCAAAGTGTTCAGGAGCTGGAAAACTATGCTGTGTACAAATCTGAGGAGACAACAAATAGTGTTAATAATTGTTTGAGAATTGCTGAAGATATTAGACAAGATGCTACAAAGACACTTGACATGTTGCACCAGCAGGGTGATCAGATTACAAGGACTCACAATATGGTTGTTGACACTGAGAAAGATTTGAGTAGG GGTGAAAAACTCCTTAACAATCTTGGAGGCATGTTCTCTAAACCATGGAAGCCAAAGAAAACCAGGGATATACAAGGCCCTGTAATTACATCAg ATAATTCATCCAAAAAGAATATAAAGAATAAGGAAGATAGGGAAAAGTTGGGGCTAGCTCCTTTGCCTAAGGGACGTTCTGCTCCTACCTCACCTCCTTCTGAATCAGCCAATGCCTATCAGAAAATAGAT TATGAAAAAGCTAAACAAGATGATGCACTCTCAGATCTCAGTGATATATTGGGTGATTTGAAGGGTATGGCAATTAGTATGGGAACTGAACTAGACAG CCAAAACAAAGCTCTTGATCATCTTAGTGACGATGTTGATGAGCTAAACTCTCGAGTTAAAGGTGCCAATCAGCGTGCACGCAAATTAGTAGCAAAGTGA